A region from the Palaemon carinicauda isolate YSFRI2023 chromosome 16, ASM3689809v2, whole genome shotgun sequence genome encodes:
- the LOC137655579 gene encoding uncharacterized protein has translation MDYGDIVYGSASKTLLSRWDVIQSTALRLISGAFRSSPILLLHCEVNCLPLSYWRQLRLMVWYTKICNSSLDHPLFQCLSHDYAAIHSKNWTAGRQVPTVIRASYALSSLHFPCGSFSPLPDISPLPPWFPMSEYLSSDFPVAAKQEGHLVVSSFNKLCDEEYNGYVHIYTDGSLPESQSSCTAAMSIPTLEFHAAWKISSVNIVTAELIGLMKALRFVLEFFYNSKVVIFTDSKVSLDLIRCYAVGFQSLVDPICCSLKSLKEKNIVVKLQWVPSHSGVPRNELVDSIAKGAHSFVNIVNPVHIPVSEHITAYRRAVWEKWRLDREVELQFSQLGPYRRSNLLTALTTSLASRKLKSAILRLCVGHLRLKAHLHRLSLEDSPFCSCGEIEDVRHIILHCPRYFTSRVFLRHSLFWIGVPFQLDRILGADSETPHVLKKIYHHLAVFLKSSGLLKTL, from the coding sequence ATGGACTATGGGGACATAGTGTATGGCTCTGCTTCTAAAACACTGCTAAGTAGATGGGATGTTATTCAGTCAACAGCATTACGATTGATCTCTGGTGCCTTCCGCTCGTCCCCAATCCTATTGCTTCATTGTGAGGTAAACTGTCTCCCCTTATCGTATTGGCGTCAACTCAGATTGATGGTGTGGTATACGAAAATATGTAATAGTAGTTTGGATCATCCATTATTCCAATGTTTATCACATGATTATGCAGCCATCCACAGTAAAAACTGGACCGCGGGGAGACAGGTTCCAACTGTGATTCGAGCATCTTATGCTTTGAGTTCTTTGCACTTCCCATGTGGCTCTTTTTCCCCTCTACCTGACATTTCTCCCTTACCACCCTGGTTTCCTATGAGTGAATATTTGTCTTCAGATTTTCCAGTTGCAGCCAAGCAAGAGGGTCATTTAGTCGTAAGTTCCTTCAACAAACTGTGTGATGAGGAATATAATGGATACGTGCACATATATACAGATGGTTCATTACCTGAATCCCAATCTTCCTGCACGGCAGCGATGTCGATTCCTACACTAGAATTTCATGCTGCTTGGAAAATCTCATCTGTAAACATAGTTACGGCTGAACTTATTGGTCTTATGAAGGCTTTGAGGTTTGTTTTAGAGTTTTTTTATAATTCGAAAGTAGTTATTTTTACGGATTCAAAGGTTTCTTTAGATTTAATTCGTTGTTATGCAGTTGGTTTTCAATCGTTGGTGGATCCTATTTGTTGCAGTCTAAAGTcattgaaagagaaaaatattgtaGTGAAACTTCAGTGGGTTCCAAGTCATAGTGGTGTTCCGAGAAATGAACTTGTGGACTCAATTGCAAAAGGGGCTCATTCATTTGTTAACATAGTAAATCCTGTACATATTCCAGTTTCAGAACATATCACAGCTTATCGTAGGGCTGTATGGGAGAAGTGGAGATTGGATAGAGAGGTGGAACTTCAATTCTCTCAGCTTGGCCCATATAGAAGATCAAATTTGTTGACAGCTCTAACAACGTCATTGGCATCAAGGAAGCTAAAGTCTGCAATTCTTCGACTTTGTGTTGGACACTTAAGACTGAAAGCCCATCTACATCGCCTTTCCCTTGAGGATTCACCTTTTTGCTCTTGTGGTGAAATAGAGGATGTAAGGCACATTATACTACACTGCCCTCGATATTTTACATCCAGAGTGTTTCTGAGACATTCTCTGTTTTGGATTGGTGTCCCTTTTCAGCTAGATAGGATCCTGGGGGCTGACTCTGAAACTCCACATGTATTGAAGAAGATCTACCATCATCTAGCAGTCTTCCTGAAGTCCTCGGGCCTCCTCAAAACTCTATGA